Proteins from a single region of Oscillatoria sp. FACHB-1406:
- a CDS encoding HNH endonuclease domain-containing protein yields MLEAQLPESEQIDVSALARIFTNTTTSYKYLFFLSVLDILKRRNFTVSCPINFREIIVEMLANAWYPHTYFKLYFGTQDKIAQKLDSLQLEITERVLKFTDTDKTELRATIAQQNLKDAIAHLKRYVPFRLIAPFLETELEAENVKRGTGNCLEKAMPALADRYFERRKPFYKFDTSSYRDCTSILIHPDWANYIKNNYAIVRGWVFWEWVQYMQKLNPNTPNIINKIFIPQQRGSLEVQKQYWKLILKSNPILCIYSGRNLEANNISLDHYLPWSFVAHDLLWNLIPTHPSINSAKSNNLPSEQYFDAFVKVQHQGLVTSHEQLKPQQWGKMIESYLAEFRMSGTEDLLNLEKLRNAYKLTIQPLISLATLQGFTPNWFYRSTED; encoded by the coding sequence ATGCTCGAAGCTCAGCTACCCGAATCAGAACAAATTGATGTCTCAGCACTAGCTCGCATCTTTACAAACACGACAACATCTTATAAATACCTTTTTTTCCTATCGGTTCTCGATATTCTCAAGAGACGCAACTTTACAGTGAGTTGTCCGATTAATTTTCGAGAAATAATTGTCGAGATGTTAGCTAATGCCTGGTATCCTCACACTTATTTTAAACTTTATTTTGGCACTCAGGACAAAATCGCTCAAAAACTCGATTCTCTACAGTTAGAGATTACAGAACGAGTTTTAAAATTTACGGATACCGATAAAACGGAATTACGCGCCACAATTGCCCAGCAAAATTTAAAAGACGCGATCGCTCATTTAAAACGTTACGTTCCTTTTCGCCTTATCGCTCCTTTTTTAGAAACCGAACTCGAAGCAGAAAATGTAAAGCGAGGAACGGGAAATTGCTTAGAAAAAGCGATGCCCGCTCTTGCCGATCGATACTTCGAGCGCCGAAAACCTTTCTATAAATTCGATACTTCAAGTTATCGAGATTGTACCTCAATTTTGATTCATCCCGACTGGGCAAACTATATTAAAAATAACTACGCAATTGTTCGCGGTTGGGTATTCTGGGAATGGGTGCAATATATGCAAAAACTCAATCCTAATACTCCTAATATCATCAATAAAATTTTTATCCCGCAGCAAAGAGGGTCTTTAGAGGTGCAAAAGCAATATTGGAAACTGATTCTAAAAAGTAACCCCATCCTCTGCATCTATTCAGGGCGAAACCTCGAAGCTAATAATATTAGCTTAGACCACTATTTACCTTGGTCATTTGTTGCCCACGATCTTCTTTGGAACCTAATCCCCACTCACCCAAGTATTAATTCGGCGAAATCAAATAACCTCCCTTCAGAACAATATTTTGATGCTTTTGTTAAAGTTCAGCATCAAGGTTTAGTAACTTCTCACGAACAACTGAAACCCCAACAATGGGGGAAAATGATTGAATCTTATCTTGCAGAATTTAGGATGAGCGGTACGGAAGACCTTCTCAATTTAGAAAAACTCCGCAACGCATACAAGTTAACGATTCAACCTCTAATTTCGTTAGCAACACTTCAAGGTTTTACTCCCAACTGGTTTTATCGCAGCACTGAAGATTAA
- the rlmN gene encoding 23S rRNA (adenine(2503)-C(2))-methyltransferase RlmN — MTVNLDTRSELSTPHAENAPLLGQSLAQLTDWVVRQGQPKYRGKQLYQWIYQQGARSLAEISVFPKAWREEMGEGAIGRSTLHYRSVAPDETRKYLLRLADGLIIETVGIPTENRLTVCVSSQVGCPMACDFCATGKGGFTRNLQAYEIVDQVLTVRDDFQRRVSNVVFMGMGEPLLNTAQVVAAVKCLNEDVGIGQRSLVISTVGLQGRIHQLAQYKLQATLAVSLHASNQRQREQLIPSAQHYPLQQLLEECREYVEITGRRITFEYILLAGVNDSKENAAELARHLRGFQTHVNLIPYNPIAEVDYQRPTRDRINTFKKTLEGENIAVSIRYSRGLEADAACGQLRASRSQLEAV, encoded by the coding sequence ATGACTGTTAATCTTGACACTCGCTCCGAACTCAGTACGCCGCACGCTGAAAATGCGCCTCTACTCGGACAGTCGCTCGCTCAATTAACCGATTGGGTTGTACGGCAGGGGCAGCCTAAGTATCGTGGGAAACAACTCTATCAGTGGATTTATCAGCAGGGGGCGCGATCGCTCGCTGAAATTTCGGTATTCCCCAAGGCGTGGCGCGAGGAAATGGGGGAGGGCGCGATCGGACGTTCTACCCTCCACTATCGCAGCGTCGCGCCAGATGAGACGCGCAAGTATTTATTGCGCCTTGCTGACGGCTTAATCATCGAAACCGTTGGCATTCCCACCGAAAACCGCCTAACCGTGTGCGTTTCCTCCCAAGTGGGCTGTCCGATGGCTTGTGACTTCTGCGCGACGGGGAAAGGCGGTTTTACGCGCAACCTACAAGCTTACGAAATTGTCGATCAAGTCCTAACCGTGCGGGATGACTTTCAGCGGCGGGTGAGTAACGTTGTTTTTATGGGGATGGGCGAACCCCTGCTCAACACTGCACAAGTCGTTGCTGCTGTCAAGTGCTTGAATGAAGATGTGGGTATCGGGCAACGTTCCCTCGTGATTTCCACCGTCGGACTCCAAGGGCGCATCCACCAACTCGCGCAATACAAGCTGCAAGCCACTTTAGCCGTCAGCCTCCATGCTTCCAACCAACGCCAGCGCGAACAACTCATCCCCAGCGCCCAACACTATCCGCTTCAGCAATTGCTCGAAGAATGCCGGGAATACGTGGAGATTACCGGACGCAGAATTACCTTTGAATATATTCTACTCGCGGGAGTGAACGACTCGAAGGAAAACGCCGCAGAACTCGCCCGTCACTTGCGCGGATTCCAAACCCACGTTAACTTAATTCCGTATAATCCGATCGCTGAAGTGGATTATCAACGGCCGACGCGCGATCGCATCAATACCTTTAAAAAGACGTTAGAAGGGGAAAATATCGCCGTCAGCATTCGTTATTCTCGCGGGTTGGAAGCGGATGCGGCTTGCGGACAGTTGCGCGCTTCTCGCAGCCAATTAGAGGCAGTTTGA
- a CDS encoding sodium:solute symporter family protein: protein MSVEAWTTIIVILSFILYTYIGWQSRVRDSKGFFVADQGIPSIANGAATAADWMSAASFISMAGIISTLGYDGSIYLMGWTGGFVLLALLLAPYLRKFGKYTVPDFVGDRYYSNVARLVAVVAAIFISMTYVAGQMRGVGIVFSRFLQVSVETGVIIGMVIVGFFAVLGGMKGITWTQVAQYIILIVAYLIPAIAIAWILTGNPIPQLAFTFSDIVPKLNQIQLDLGFKEYTQPFANKSMLDVLFIAIALMVGTAGLPHVIVRFYTVTSPRAARYSAGWALLFIALLYTTAPSIAAFARYNLIDSLHDKTPAEIQQLDWATKWEKTKLLEFTDKNNNGRIELAPTPEASEIKIDKDIIVLSTPEVAKLSPFVIALVAAGGLAAALSTASGLLLVISSSIAHDVYFRMINPQASESQRVMVGRVMVGFAIAIAGYFGINPPGFVAEVVAFAFGLAAASFFPAILLGIFDKRTNREGAIAGIIVGLLFTVFYIVGVKFYGMSPWFFGVSPEGIGTVGMILNFLVTLIVSRVTPPPPAEIQELVETLRSPEDAPPPLSDVGEEQLD from the coding sequence ATGTCAGTTGAAGCTTGGACGACTATCATCGTCATTCTTTCTTTTATCCTTTATACCTACATTGGTTGGCAGTCGCGCGTTCGCGATAGCAAAGGCTTTTTTGTCGCCGACCAAGGAATTCCTTCTATCGCTAATGGTGCTGCTACCGCCGCCGATTGGATGTCTGCCGCTTCCTTTATCTCAATGGCGGGGATTATCTCAACTCTCGGTTACGACGGTTCGATTTATTTAATGGGTTGGACGGGCGGATTTGTTCTTCTGGCCCTACTCTTAGCGCCTTATTTGCGGAAATTTGGCAAATATACCGTACCTGATTTTGTTGGCGATCGCTACTACTCCAATGTCGCCCGCTTGGTGGCAGTCGTCGCCGCTATCTTTATCTCTATGACCTATGTTGCCGGACAAATGCGCGGCGTAGGTATTGTCTTTAGTCGCTTCCTACAAGTTAGCGTCGAGACGGGCGTAATTATCGGGATGGTAATTGTTGGCTTTTTTGCCGTGTTGGGCGGGATGAAAGGCATTACTTGGACGCAGGTTGCCCAATACATTATCTTAATCGTTGCTTACTTAATTCCCGCGATCGCGATCGCTTGGATTCTCACGGGCAATCCCATCCCCCAACTCGCCTTCACCTTCAGCGATATTGTCCCCAAACTCAACCAAATTCAACTCGACCTCGGTTTCAAAGAATACACCCAACCTTTCGCCAACAAATCGATGTTGGATGTCCTCTTTATCGCCATTGCCTTAATGGTCGGAACCGCAGGACTCCCCCACGTTATCGTGCGTTTTTACACCGTTACTAGCCCTCGCGCCGCTCGATATTCCGCTGGTTGGGCGCTGCTATTTATCGCCCTTCTCTACACCACTGCACCTTCCATTGCTGCCTTTGCACGCTACAACCTCATTGACAGCTTGCATGACAAAACTCCCGCCGAAATTCAACAACTCGACTGGGCCACAAAATGGGAAAAAACTAAACTCTTAGAGTTTACCGATAAAAATAATAACGGTCGCATTGAGTTAGCGCCTACCCCAGAAGCCAGCGAAATCAAAATCGACAAAGATATCATCGTTCTTTCGACTCCGGAAGTTGCCAAACTTTCGCCCTTTGTGATTGCGCTGGTTGCCGCAGGAGGACTCGCCGCTGCCCTCTCAACGGCTTCGGGACTGCTATTAGTGATCTCGAGTTCTATTGCCCACGATGTCTATTTCCGCATGATTAATCCCCAAGCATCCGAATCACAACGGGTGATGGTGGGGCGCGTTATGGTTGGATTCGCGATCGCAATTGCGGGCTATTTTGGCATCAATCCGCCCGGTTTTGTCGCCGAAGTTGTCGCTTTTGCTTTTGGCTTAGCTGCTGCCAGTTTCTTCCCTGCTATTTTGCTTGGAATCTTCGACAAGCGCACCAATCGAGAAGGCGCGATCGCGGGTATTATTGTCGGATTGCTATTTACCGTCTTCTACATTGTCGGCGTAAAGTTCTATGGGATGTCGCCTTGGTTTTTCGGAGTTTCCCCCGAAGGAATCGGCACTGTCGGCATGATTTTAAACTTCCTCGTCACCCTAATTGTTTCTCGTGTAACGCCGCCGCCACCTGCTGAAATTCAAGAGTTAGTTGAAACCTTGCGTTCTCCAGAAGATGCGCCGCCTCCTCTCTCCGATGTTGGTGAAGAACAGCTTGATTGA
- a CDS encoding DUF4212 domain-containing protein, which translates to MNSDRRRAYWRENTTLIRNLLLVWALVSLGGSILLVQPLNSIRLGSLPLGFWLAQQGSIVIFVILIFIYAIQMDKIDRKYNNRM; encoded by the coding sequence ATGAACTCCGATCGCCGTCGCGCGTATTGGCGCGAAAATACGACGTTAATTCGCAACCTCCTGCTTGTCTGGGCGCTTGTCTCGTTAGGCGGCAGTATTTTGCTCGTCCAGCCGCTCAATAGCATACGCTTGGGCAGTTTGCCGCTCGGATTTTGGTTGGCGCAGCAAGGTTCGATTGTAATCTTCGTCATCCTCATTTTTATCTATGCGATCCAAATGGACAAAATCGATCGCAAATATAACAACCGAATGTAA
- a CDS encoding ABC transporter ATP-binding protein: MVSPVPKPEKNNQLEPAVQTWELGKVYRTGFWMNQKVESLKNCSLTVYRGETFGLLGPNGAGKTTLFKVLLGIIRRSGGRATILGQPIGDRAVKHRLGYLPENAYFYDYLTGWEFLSFVAGLFEIPRSIQRQRIPQLLDLVGLSEATAKKKQLRQYSKGMLQRIGMAQALINNPELVFLDEPMSGLDPMGRYRIRQIILALQEEGKTIFFNSHILSDVEQICDRVAILANGELIGSGTLDELLGTTEAFQVVGKGGNEEILRRWVANLEFKYDGWHGQLTGDAQEFIATLRLMNGELLSMTRDRVSLEDFFIQQLRDRGMDVSR, from the coding sequence ATGGTTTCCCCCGTTCCCAAACCGGAAAAAAATAACCAACTCGAACCCGCCGTACAAACCTGGGAGTTAGGAAAAGTTTATCGCACGGGTTTTTGGATGAACCAAAAAGTAGAATCGCTGAAAAACTGTTCGCTGACGGTGTATCGAGGCGAAACGTTTGGGTTATTAGGGCCGAATGGTGCGGGAAAAACGACGCTATTTAAGGTATTACTAGGGATTATCCGACGCAGTGGCGGCAGAGCGACGATTTTGGGGCAGCCGATTGGCGATCGCGCCGTCAAGCATCGCCTCGGATACCTCCCCGAAAATGCTTATTTTTACGATTATTTAACGGGATGGGAGTTTCTTTCTTTTGTCGCGGGATTGTTCGAGATTCCGCGATCGATTCAACGCCAGCGCATTCCCCAATTATTAGATTTAGTCGGTTTATCGGAAGCAACGGCGAAAAAGAAACAATTGCGCCAGTATTCTAAGGGAATGTTGCAGCGAATTGGTATGGCGCAAGCGCTGATTAACAATCCTGAATTAGTCTTTCTGGACGAACCGATGTCGGGTTTAGACCCGATGGGACGCTATCGAATTCGTCAAATTATTCTCGCGCTTCAGGAAGAGGGAAAAACAATCTTTTTTAACTCGCATATTTTGTCTGATGTGGAGCAAATTTGCGATCGCGTTGCCATTCTTGCCAACGGAGAATTAATCGGGAGTGGAACCTTAGACGAACTGTTAGGAACGACCGAAGCCTTTCAAGTGGTCGGAAAAGGAGGAAATGAGGAAATATTGCGGCGTTGGGTGGCTAATCTAGAATTCAAATACGACGGTTGGCACGGACAGTTGACGGGCGATGCGCAAGAATTTATCGCGACGTTGCGGTTGATGAATGGGGAACTGTTGAGCATGACGCGCGATCGCGTTTCGCTGGAAGATTTCTTTATCCAACAATTGCGCGATCGCGGCATGGATGTCAGCCGTTGA